From Lasioglossum baleicum chromosome 2, iyLasBale1, whole genome shotgun sequence, a single genomic window includes:
- the LOC143216376 gene encoding cilia- and flagella-associated protein 70, which translates to MELQRKNSLEDRKIVINLNTIKNIIRKNDIYVSFMVEHNGVVLGESPPVFVKSTCEEDLSIWNINFETYLPIPGDDRKNIDAIVSTPLLIKAFYEVEYGQEMTEERPSASNSEKKSRTIFTEAATTFSALPMLGICNLDLMPLILGEKCYVEKLVVESPKFSYDGSLVPWQNLPLLTATISLFHVPLFPSDETVNFLTITVESIYNLPESFVGNLEYKAGTIAYIDSEVPENLIFEQGTWTRYRDVERTKRWNTLENLENRARLSKYKLECDFMGLRNEFKKHINFAEKVCEDMPRIEWNSLHRCVLWKAGIDAMENHIRKYKYWPFQFLVAGDSPQKTKGSATKTTTLYQCYIDLSELLFPGKKSCRVVGQLHTYNAADITDKLGIEKNIFVLETRGKDSKEREKKQKTSKHSESVNSETEEASTTALTSPSDQPTVIVIEVELCQPLISCNLLSDYSNLIDEMIPKGEKKKPYAYSGDVADKHYTHCIQKLVEDITESYRDELSCFTQYLYKTGLYLSLRNTLRSKVTMLLDQKFKMPPNMIDDHSTQNFIVSVYTYLVEQMHVAINTVVEGRFTDTIPESHTEKAADLCAEEAYEFGDYDRARQYYKAEISLARNSPVPWTKYAVYLKQIGDIERARHCCLEAISLDTRYVFALLVYGAILFENSNYKEAEVFLRAVTDFYPRFYEGWATLHLFYIRTEYYPGIDLTLRIAEKCMKDKTQPIKLPNEPLAWSTAHCPKGNLYMNTAIFLLKLHLCELAGIALAQELFESGRSTHFLYYMAVDHYLSNRYEDALTHLEEVKCDYGMDYAISSLMGHCYLRIDDTEKAMECYEFARMLFDRPKTLHLVEVRLGYHYYNTKDYERAKNVFLSACKSSPTSHTWLGAGMSCYELEKFTEAEATMSEANRLDNLNPEIWGHLCLLNLTLRRYDEFCQCYREMVKNNLKNTKLWLRITNAMEALDYAPPILVTEHDDLVKDSDEEEFEDYF; encoded by the exons ATGGAATTGCAGAGGAAGAACTCGTTGGAGGACAGGAAGATTGTGATTAATCTGAATACTATCAAGAATATT ATTAGGAAAAACGACATATATGTATCATTCATGGTGGAGCACAATGGAGTCGTTCTAGGAGAAAGCCCGCCAGTATTTGTAAAATCAACTTGTGAGGAAGACTTATCAATTTGGAATATCAATTTCGAAACCTATTTACCAATTCCTGGAGACGATAGGAAAAATATCGACGCGATCGTTTCGACGCCTTTATTAA TCAAGGCTTTTTACGAAGTAGAATACGGTCAAGAAATGACAGAAGAGCGTCCGTCAGCTTCGAACAGTGAGAAGAAGTCGAGAACAATATTCACAGAAGCAGCTACAACTTTCTCAGCATTACCAATGCTGGGAATCTGTAATCTTGATTTAATGCCTCTGATACTAG GAGAAAAATGTTACGTTGAGAAGCTCGTTGTGGAGAGTCCAAAATTCTCCTACGATGGATCATTAGTCCCTTGGCAAAATCTTCCACTTTTAACTGCAACGatatccctatttcacgtgccaTTGTTTCCATCAGACGAAACAGTGAATTTTCTAACCATCACTGTTGAAAGCATATACAATCTTCCAGAATCTTTTGTTGGGAATTTGGAATATAAAGCTGGAACCATAGCCTACATCGATTCGGAA GTCCCAGAAAACTTAATCTTCGAACAGGGAACGTGGACACGTTACAGAGACGTTGAGAGAACGAAACGTTGGAACACTTTGGAAAATTTGGAGAACCGTGCTCGATTGTCGAAGTACAAATTAGAATGTGATTTTATGGGACTGAGGAATGAGTTTAAGAAACATATAAACTTTGCG GAAAAGGTGTGCGAAGACATGCCCAGGATCGAGTGGAATTCTCTTCACAGATGTGTGTTGTGGAAAGCCGGGATTGACGCGATGGAAAATCATATTAGAAA GTACAAATATTGGCCCTTCCAATTCCTGGTAGCAGGAGACTCTCCACAGAAAACTAAAGGCAGCGCTACGAAAACAACCACACTCTATCAATGCTACATTGATCTCTCAGAACTTCTTTTCCCTGGAA AGAAAAGTTGTCGAGTCGTCGGACAGCTGCACACGTACAATGCAGCTGACATAACAGACAAACTTGGTATCGAGAAGAATATTTTTGTTCTGGAGACGAGAGGCAAAGATTCAAAGGAGAGGGAAAAGAAACAGAAAACTTCGAAG CATTCAGAATCTGTGAATTCTGAGACCGAAGAAGCTTCAACCACAGCATTGACATCGCCAAGTGACCAACCTACTGTCATCGTGATCGAAGTGGAGCTTTGTCAGCCTCTAATTTCGTGCAACCTTTTATCAGACTATTCAAATTT AATCGACGAGATGATTCCCAAAGGGGAAAAGAAGAAGCCATACGCTTACTCTGGCGATGTAGCGGACAAACACTACACGCATTGCATCCAGAAGTTGGTCGAAGATATTACGGAAAGTTATCGA GATGAATTGTCATGTTTCACTCAATACCTATATAAAACTGGACTGTATTTGTCGTTGCGTAACACGCTTCGATCAAAAGTGACCATGCTGCTTGATCAGAAATTCAAGATGCCACCGAACATGATCGACGACCATTCGACTCAG AATTTCATCGTGTCAGTGTACACTTACCTCGTAGAACAAATGCACGTGGCAATAAACACAGTTGTCGAGGGCAGATTCACAGATACCATACCGGAAAGCCATACTGAAAAAGCAGCGGACTTATGTGCTGAAGAAGCTTACGAGTTTGGGGACTATGATAGAGCAAGACAATATTACAAAGCC GAAATATCGTTAGCTAGAAACAGCCCAGTGCCATGGACAAAATATGCAGTTTATCTTAAACAGATTGGCGACATTGAGCGTGCGAGACATTGTTGTTTAGAAGCTATTTCGTTAGACACACGATATGTGTTCGC ATTATTAGTGTACGGGGCAATATTGTTCGAAAATTCTAACTACAAGGAAGCAGAGGTCTTTTTAAGAGCCGTTACTGACTTTTATCCACGGTTCTACGAGGGTTGGGCCACTTTGCATTTGTTCTACATACGAACCGAATATTATCCAG GAATCGATCTCACACTACGAATTGCAGAAAAGTGTATGAAGGACAAGACTCAACCAATAAAGCTCCCCAATGAACCATTAGCTTGGTCAACAGCTCACTGTCCTAAGGGTAACTTGTACATGAACACTGCAATATTTTTACTGAAACTGCATCTCTGTGAG CTTGCAGGAATTGCTCTAGCACAAGAATTATTCGAGTCTGGTCGATCAACACACTTTCTATATTACATGGCAGTGGATCATTACTTGTCAAACCGATACGAAGATGCGTTAACTCATTTAGAAGAAGTCAAATGCGACTATGGAATG GATTATGCCATCAGTAGCTTAATGGGACATTGCTACTTGAGAATAGATGACACCGAGAAGGCTATGGAGTGCTACGAGTTTGCACGTATGTTGTTCGACAGGCCTAAGACGTTGCACTTGGTGGAAGTCAGATTAGGATATCATTATTATAATACTAAGGATTATGAACGagctaaaaatgtatttctaagTGCTTGCAAGTCCTCGCCTACTTCTCATACTTGGCTGGGTGCTGGCATGAGTTGCTATGAg